A stretch of Solea senegalensis isolate Sse05_10M linkage group LG10, IFAPA_SoseM_1, whole genome shotgun sequence DNA encodes these proteins:
- the si:ch211-216l23.2 gene encoding nuclear receptor coactivator 5, protein MSSWANSSPAARRASANPNGSAQQLRLHRRTAPYPGRGEERTEELKDVLDSYEELEQMQSVTFEAFKQKPNVPSLQPSTKTESCTPADRRKALYQKFYRQVQEERKPPDCVVLSVTNQCLDYPKSLSQCLQERGLSVEMLYLQVESGLTRALQDVRAGGSPLCILVEQTNVALSSCTVIIFSESLKIHRNMPKDQAMDFVTAEYSRGLLKERTPRDPADIAAQTSQLLDDFLDREKVERHSIPSETRQLLTLLAEGVHLYPEELETISEYVRSRQEYIHASNTEGERGSLLLTSGQGKPPPLLPTPPGPPLCDLEEGPLMDHNLPTRPPLLPSPGFYPKSKPPSLLSLNQLPCPPLAGPSFQGSFNGPPLLRGPPLLPHSPLYHSGSRGSPGMRGAPPLLKSSRPPLLLSPGPPPLRPSGPRH, encoded by the exons ATGTCGTCGTGGGCGAATTCTTCCCCAGCTGCTCGGCGGGCTTCGGCGAACCCAAACGGAAG TGCCCAGCAACTACGTCTGCACCGGAGAACGGCTCCATACCCcggcagaggagaagagaggaccGAAGAGCTCAAAGATGTTCTGGACAG TTATGAAGAACTAGAGCAAATGCAAAGTGTGACGTTTGAGGCGTTCAAGCAAAAGCCAAATG TTCCCTCCCTCCAACCCTCAACGAAGACCGAGAGCTGCACTCCCGCAGACAGACGTAAAGCTCTGTATCAGAAGTTCTACAGACaagtgcaggaggagaggaagccGCCCGACTGTGTGGTCCTCTCTGTTACCAACCAGTGCCT GGATTACCCCAAATCGCTAAGCCAGTGCTTGCAGGAGCGTGGTCTGTCAGTGGAAATGCTCTACCTTCAGGTGGAATCGGGCCTGACCCGGGCCCTGCAGGATGTCCGAGCAGGCGGCTCCCCGTTATGTATTCTGGTGGAGCAGACAAACGTAGCTCTGTCCTCCTGCACTGTTATCATATTCTCAGAGTCCCTCAAAA TCCATCGCAACATGCCCAAAGACCAGGCCATGGACTTTGTCACCGCCGAGTACAGTCGCGGGCTCCTCAAAGAGCGTACGCCAAGGGACCCTGCGGACATCGCAGCACAGACGTCGCAGCTGCTGGACGATTTTCTAGACAGAGAGAAGGTTGAGCGCCACAGCATTCCGTCTGAAACGCGGCAGCTCCTCACGCTGTTAGCCGAGGGGGTGCACCTCTACCCCGAGGAGTTGGAAACCATCTCGGAGTACGTCCGCTCTCGGCAGGAGTACATACACG CCTCTaacacagagggggagagagggagcttGTTACTAACGTCAGGACAGGGTAAACCACCACCTCTGCTCCCCACACCACCCGGGCCCCCACTGTGTGACTTAGAAGAGGGGCCCCTGATGGACCACAACCTACCTACACGTCCACCTCTCTTGCCTTCACCAG gTTTTTATCCCAAATCCAAACCTCCTTCACTGCTGTCCTTGAATCAGCTTCCGTGTCCGCCACTTGCGGGCCCATCTTTTCAGGGCTCCTTCAATGGGCCCCCTTTGCTTCGCGGGCCCCCGCTTCTGCCCCATTCGCCTTTGTACCACTCAGGCTCCAGGGGCTCTCCTGGTATGAGAGGGGCCCCTCCTTTACTGAAGAGCTCccgtcctcctcttctcttgtCTCCAG GTCCTCCTCCGTTACGTCCAAGCGGCCCCCGACACTAA